A stretch of Eleutherodactylus coqui strain aEleCoq1 chromosome 9, aEleCoq1.hap1, whole genome shotgun sequence DNA encodes these proteins:
- the LOC136578742 gene encoding eukaryotic translation initiation factor 3 subunit A-like encodes MPEAGGPDCGTPEAGGPGCGATEARGPDCGTPEAGGPGCGTPEAGGPGCGTPEARGPDCGATEARGPDCGTPEAGGPDCGTPEAGGPDCGTPEAGGPDCGTPEAGGPGCGATEAGGPDCGTPEAGGPDCGTPEAGGPGCGTPEARGPDCGTPEARGQDCGATEAGGPDCGTPEAGGPDCGTPEAGGPDCGTPEAGGPDCGATEAGGPACGTPEAGGPDCGTPEAGGPDCGTPEAGGPDCGTPEAGGPDCGTPEAGGPDCGTPEAERPDCGTPEAGRPDCGTPEAGGPDYGTPEAGGPDCGTPEAGGPDCRTPEAGGPASNHRSPRTVSRNHRTPWYAARNSQQMIYWSCYIDSFRCHRTRLLNSCS; translated from the coding sequence ATGCCAGAGGCCGGAGGACCAGACTGCGGGACGCCAGAGGCCGGAGGACCAGGCTGCGGGGCGACAGAGGCCAGAGGACCAGACTGCGGGACGCCAGAGGCCGGAGGACCAGGCTGCGGGACGCCAGAGGCCGGAGGACCAGGCTGCGGGACGCCAGAGGCCAGAGGACCAGACTGCGGGGCGACAGAGGCCAGAGGACCAGACTGCGGGACGCCAGAGGCCGGAGGACCAGACTGCGGGACGCCAGAGGCCGGAGGACCAGACTGCGGGACGCCAGAGGCCGGAGGACCAGACTGCGGGACGCCAGAGGCCGGAGGACCAGGCTGCGGGGCGACAGAGGCCGGAGGACCAGACTGCGGGACGCCAGAGGCCGGAGGACCAGACTGCGGGACGCCAGAGGCCGGAGGACCAGGCTGCGGGACGCCAGAGGCCAGAGGACCAGACTGCGGGACGCCAGAGGCCAGAGGACAAGACTGCGGGGCGACAGAGGCGGGAGGACCAGACTGCGGGACGCCAGAGGCCGGAGGACCAGACTGCGGGACGCCAGAGGCCGGAGGACCAGACTGCGGGACGCCAGAGGCCGGAGGACCAGACTGCGGGGCGACAGAGGCGGGAGGACCAGCCTGCGGGACGCCAGAGGCCGGAGGACCAGACTGCGGGACGCCAGAGGCCGGAGGACCAGACTGCGGGACGCCAGAGGCCGGAGGACCAGACTGCGGGACGCCAGAGGCCGGAGGACCAGACTGCGGGACGCCAGAGGCCGGAGGACCAGACTGCGGGACGCCAGAGGCCGAAAGACCAGACTGCGGGACGCCAGAGGCCGGAAGACCAGACTGCGGGACACCAGAGGCCGGAGGACCAGACTACGGGACGCCAGAGGCCGGAGGACCAGACTGCGGGACGCCAGAGGCCGGAGGACCAGACTGCAGGACCCCAGAGGCCGGAGGACCAGCATCTAATCATAGGTCACCAAGGACAGTGTCCAGAAATCACAGGACCCCATGGTACGCTGCAAGGAACTCGCAACAGATGATTTACTGGAGTTGTTACATAGATAGCTTCAGATGTCATAGAACGAGGCTGTTAAACTCCTGCTCCTGA